A window of the Anthonomus grandis grandis chromosome 9, icAntGran1.3, whole genome shotgun sequence genome harbors these coding sequences:
- the LOC126740208 gene encoding cuticle protein CP14.6-like: protein MKIIILGVLALATVAVAAPPSGADASATIVRLESDNIGVDGFRYSYETSNGIAADEQGTLIAGTGKDDQGGIATKGSFKYVGPDGVTYTITFIADANGFQPQGAHLPVGPK, encoded by the exons ATGAAAATA ATCATATTGGGAGTTCTAGCTTTGGCAACAGTAGCTGTAGCTGCTCCACCATCTGGAGCTGACGCTAGCGCCACTATCGTCAGATTAGAGAGCGACAATATTGGCGTTGATGGGTTTCGTTACAG TTACGAAACCAGCAATGGAATAGCAGCAGATGAGCAAGGAACCCTAATCGCCGGTACTGGAAAGGACGATCAGGGTGGAATAGCCACCAAGGGGTCATTTAAATACGTCGGTCCAGATGGGGTGACTTACACTATTACATTTATAGCTGACGCCAACGGATTCCAACCTCAGGGTGCGCATTTACCAGTGGGGCCCAAATAA